In the Sebastes fasciatus isolate fSebFas1 chromosome 20, fSebFas1.pri, whole genome shotgun sequence genome, one interval contains:
- the LOC141759113 gene encoding WD repeat domain phosphoinositide-interacting protein 1-like isoform X2 has protein sequence MESQENQDSPDGLDANRAFICASFNQDTTSLSVGTKTGYRLFSVTAADKLDCIHEGECQDVYIVERLFSSSLVVVVSLSMPRRMNVYHFKKGTEICNYSYSNNILSVRLNRQRLVVCLEESVYIHNIKDMKLLKTLLNTPTNPTGLCALSVNHSNSYLAYPGSATIGEITVYDANNLSTLTLIQAHDSPLAALTFNASGTKLASASEKGTVIRVFSVPEGQRLFEFRRGMKRYVSISSLSFSADAQFLCASSNTETVHIFKLEQHSPSQDEESPTWSAYMGKMFTAASTYLPAQVSDMMHQDRAFATVRLNMFGLKNICALATIQKLPRLLVASSDGCLYIYNVDPQDGGECVLVQKHRLFDSSEEQVDQKEEENPEDVSPQPASQSYAATVALPSTPPSSTTLMGYSEEGGAQKGEVIPEHEFAEGPVCLDDENEFPPFGNQNN, from the exons ATGGAGTCTCAGGAGAACCAGGATTCACCGGACGGCCTCGATGCGAACCGAGCCTTCATCTGTGCCTCCTTCAACCAGGACACCAC ttCTCTGTCTGTGGGCACCAAGACTGGCTACCGGCTCTTCTCCGTCACCGCTGCAGACAAACTGGACTGCATCCATGAGGGAG AGTGTCAAGACGTGTACATAGTGGAGCGACTGTTCTCCAGCAgcctggtggtggtggtcagTCTGTCCATGCCACGGCGAATGAACGTCTACCACTTCAAGAAAGGGACAGAGATTTGTAACTACAGCTACTCCAACAACATCCTCTCCGTCAGGCTCAACAGACAG CGGCTGGTGGTGTGCCTGGAGGAGTCGGTCTACATCCACAATATCAAAGACATGAAACTACTCAAAACCCTGCTGAACACACCCACCAACCCCACAG GTCTTTGCGCTCTCTCCGTCAACCACAGCAATTCCTACCTGGCATACCCTGGCAGCGCCACCATCGGAGAGATCACCGTCTACGATGCCAACAACCTG AGCACTCTGACGTTGATCCAAGCTCACGACAGTCCCCTGGCGGCCCTCACCTTCAACGCCTCCGGCACCAAACTGGCCAGCGCTTCAGAGAAG GGCACCGTTATCAGAGTCTTCAGCGTCCCCGAGGGACAGAGGCTGTTTGAATTCCGCCGAGGGATGAAAAG atatGTTAGCATCAGTTCATTGTCCTTCAGCGCGGACGCCCAGTTCCTGTGCGCCTCCAGCAACACTGAGACAGTCCATATCTTTAAACTGGAGCAACACAGCCCGAG TCAAGACGAGGAGTCTCCTACATGGTCGGCGTACATGGGCAAAATGTTCACGGCAGCCAGCACCTACTTGCCCGCCCAGGTGTCCGACATGATGCATCAGGACAGAGCCTTCGCCACGGTGCGACTCAACATGTTTGGCCTTAAGAACATCTGCGCCCTGGCTAC gATTCAGAAGCTCCCTCGCCTGCTGGTGGCGTCCTCAGACGGGTGTCTCTACATTTATAACGTGGATCCACAGGATGGAGGCGAGTGCGTCCTGGTCCAAAAACACAG GTTGTTTGACTCCAGCGAGGAGCAGGTGGAccagaaggaagaggagaatcCAGAGGACGTCTCTCCCCAACCAGCCAGCCAATCATACGCTGCCACTGTGGCTCTCCCTTCAACCCCGCCATCCTCCACCACTCTCATGG GTTACTCTGAGGAAGGTGGAGCCCAGAAAGGCGAGGTCATCCCGGAGCACGAGTTCGCCGAGGGCCCCGTCTGTCTGGACGACGAGAACGAGTTCCCTCCGTTCGGCAACCAGAATAACTGA
- the LOC141759113 gene encoding WD repeat domain phosphoinositide-interacting protein 1-like isoform X3, which produces MRTEPSSVPPSTRTPRNSLSVGTKTGYRLFSVTAADKLDCIHEGVECQDVYIVERLFSSSLVVVVSLSMPRRMNVYHFKKGTEICNYSYSNNILSVRLNRQRLVVCLEESVYIHNIKDMKLLKTLLNTPTNPTGLCALSVNHSNSYLAYPGSATIGEITVYDANNLSTLTLIQAHDSPLAALTFNASGTKLASASEKGTVIRVFSVPEGQRLFEFRRGMKRYVSISSLSFSADAQFLCASSNTETVHIFKLEQHSPSQDEESPTWSAYMGKMFTAASTYLPAQVSDMMHQDRAFATVRLNMFGLKNICALATIQKLPRLLVASSDGCLYIYNVDPQDGGECVLVQKHRLFDSSEEQVDQKEEENPEDVSPQPASQSYAATVALPSTPPSSTTLMGYSEEGGAQKGEVIPEHEFAEGPVCLDDENEFPPFGNQNN; this is translated from the exons ATGCGAACCGAGCCTTCATCTGTGCCTCCTTCAACCAGGACACCACGTAA ttCTCTGTCTGTGGGCACCAAGACTGGCTACCGGCTCTTCTCCGTCACCGCTGCAGACAAACTGGACTGCATCCATGAGGGAG TAGAGTGTCAAGACGTGTACATAGTGGAGCGACTGTTCTCCAGCAgcctggtggtggtggtcagTCTGTCCATGCCACGGCGAATGAACGTCTACCACTTCAAGAAAGGGACAGAGATTTGTAACTACAGCTACTCCAACAACATCCTCTCCGTCAGGCTCAACAGACAG CGGCTGGTGGTGTGCCTGGAGGAGTCGGTCTACATCCACAATATCAAAGACATGAAACTACTCAAAACCCTGCTGAACACACCCACCAACCCCACAG GTCTTTGCGCTCTCTCCGTCAACCACAGCAATTCCTACCTGGCATACCCTGGCAGCGCCACCATCGGAGAGATCACCGTCTACGATGCCAACAACCTG AGCACTCTGACGTTGATCCAAGCTCACGACAGTCCCCTGGCGGCCCTCACCTTCAACGCCTCCGGCACCAAACTGGCCAGCGCTTCAGAGAAG GGCACCGTTATCAGAGTCTTCAGCGTCCCCGAGGGACAGAGGCTGTTTGAATTCCGCCGAGGGATGAAAAG atatGTTAGCATCAGTTCATTGTCCTTCAGCGCGGACGCCCAGTTCCTGTGCGCCTCCAGCAACACTGAGACAGTCCATATCTTTAAACTGGAGCAACACAGCCCGAG TCAAGACGAGGAGTCTCCTACATGGTCGGCGTACATGGGCAAAATGTTCACGGCAGCCAGCACCTACTTGCCCGCCCAGGTGTCCGACATGATGCATCAGGACAGAGCCTTCGCCACGGTGCGACTCAACATGTTTGGCCTTAAGAACATCTGCGCCCTGGCTAC gATTCAGAAGCTCCCTCGCCTGCTGGTGGCGTCCTCAGACGGGTGTCTCTACATTTATAACGTGGATCCACAGGATGGAGGCGAGTGCGTCCTGGTCCAAAAACACAG GTTGTTTGACTCCAGCGAGGAGCAGGTGGAccagaaggaagaggagaatcCAGAGGACGTCTCTCCCCAACCAGCCAGCCAATCATACGCTGCCACTGTGGCTCTCCCTTCAACCCCGCCATCCTCCACCACTCTCATGG GTTACTCTGAGGAAGGTGGAGCCCAGAAAGGCGAGGTCATCCCGGAGCACGAGTTCGCCGAGGGCCCCGTCTGTCTGGACGACGAGAACGAGTTCCCTCCGTTCGGCAACCAGAATAACTGA
- the LOC141759113 gene encoding WD repeat domain phosphoinositide-interacting protein 1-like isoform X4, whose product MRTEPSSVPPSTRTPRNSLSVGTKTGYRLFSVTAADKLDCIHEGECQDVYIVERLFSSSLVVVVSLSMPRRMNVYHFKKGTEICNYSYSNNILSVRLNRQRLVVCLEESVYIHNIKDMKLLKTLLNTPTNPTGLCALSVNHSNSYLAYPGSATIGEITVYDANNLSTLTLIQAHDSPLAALTFNASGTKLASASEKGTVIRVFSVPEGQRLFEFRRGMKRYVSISSLSFSADAQFLCASSNTETVHIFKLEQHSPSQDEESPTWSAYMGKMFTAASTYLPAQVSDMMHQDRAFATVRLNMFGLKNICALATIQKLPRLLVASSDGCLYIYNVDPQDGGECVLVQKHRLFDSSEEQVDQKEEENPEDVSPQPASQSYAATVALPSTPPSSTTLMGYSEEGGAQKGEVIPEHEFAEGPVCLDDENEFPPFGNQNN is encoded by the exons ATGCGAACCGAGCCTTCATCTGTGCCTCCTTCAACCAGGACACCACGTAA ttCTCTGTCTGTGGGCACCAAGACTGGCTACCGGCTCTTCTCCGTCACCGCTGCAGACAAACTGGACTGCATCCATGAGGGAG AGTGTCAAGACGTGTACATAGTGGAGCGACTGTTCTCCAGCAgcctggtggtggtggtcagTCTGTCCATGCCACGGCGAATGAACGTCTACCACTTCAAGAAAGGGACAGAGATTTGTAACTACAGCTACTCCAACAACATCCTCTCCGTCAGGCTCAACAGACAG CGGCTGGTGGTGTGCCTGGAGGAGTCGGTCTACATCCACAATATCAAAGACATGAAACTACTCAAAACCCTGCTGAACACACCCACCAACCCCACAG GTCTTTGCGCTCTCTCCGTCAACCACAGCAATTCCTACCTGGCATACCCTGGCAGCGCCACCATCGGAGAGATCACCGTCTACGATGCCAACAACCTG AGCACTCTGACGTTGATCCAAGCTCACGACAGTCCCCTGGCGGCCCTCACCTTCAACGCCTCCGGCACCAAACTGGCCAGCGCTTCAGAGAAG GGCACCGTTATCAGAGTCTTCAGCGTCCCCGAGGGACAGAGGCTGTTTGAATTCCGCCGAGGGATGAAAAG atatGTTAGCATCAGTTCATTGTCCTTCAGCGCGGACGCCCAGTTCCTGTGCGCCTCCAGCAACACTGAGACAGTCCATATCTTTAAACTGGAGCAACACAGCCCGAG TCAAGACGAGGAGTCTCCTACATGGTCGGCGTACATGGGCAAAATGTTCACGGCAGCCAGCACCTACTTGCCCGCCCAGGTGTCCGACATGATGCATCAGGACAGAGCCTTCGCCACGGTGCGACTCAACATGTTTGGCCTTAAGAACATCTGCGCCCTGGCTAC gATTCAGAAGCTCCCTCGCCTGCTGGTGGCGTCCTCAGACGGGTGTCTCTACATTTATAACGTGGATCCACAGGATGGAGGCGAGTGCGTCCTGGTCCAAAAACACAG GTTGTTTGACTCCAGCGAGGAGCAGGTGGAccagaaggaagaggagaatcCAGAGGACGTCTCTCCCCAACCAGCCAGCCAATCATACGCTGCCACTGTGGCTCTCCCTTCAACCCCGCCATCCTCCACCACTCTCATGG GTTACTCTGAGGAAGGTGGAGCCCAGAAAGGCGAGGTCATCCCGGAGCACGAGTTCGCCGAGGGCCCCGTCTGTCTGGACGACGAGAACGAGTTCCCTCCGTTCGGCAACCAGAATAACTGA
- the LOC141759113 gene encoding WD repeat domain phosphoinositide-interacting protein 1-like isoform X1 — translation MESQENQDSPDGLDANRAFICASFNQDTTSLSVGTKTGYRLFSVTAADKLDCIHEGVECQDVYIVERLFSSSLVVVVSLSMPRRMNVYHFKKGTEICNYSYSNNILSVRLNRQRLVVCLEESVYIHNIKDMKLLKTLLNTPTNPTGLCALSVNHSNSYLAYPGSATIGEITVYDANNLSTLTLIQAHDSPLAALTFNASGTKLASASEKGTVIRVFSVPEGQRLFEFRRGMKRYVSISSLSFSADAQFLCASSNTETVHIFKLEQHSPSQDEESPTWSAYMGKMFTAASTYLPAQVSDMMHQDRAFATVRLNMFGLKNICALATIQKLPRLLVASSDGCLYIYNVDPQDGGECVLVQKHRLFDSSEEQVDQKEEENPEDVSPQPASQSYAATVALPSTPPSSTTLMGYSEEGGAQKGEVIPEHEFAEGPVCLDDENEFPPFGNQNN, via the exons ATGGAGTCTCAGGAGAACCAGGATTCACCGGACGGCCTCGATGCGAACCGAGCCTTCATCTGTGCCTCCTTCAACCAGGACACCAC ttCTCTGTCTGTGGGCACCAAGACTGGCTACCGGCTCTTCTCCGTCACCGCTGCAGACAAACTGGACTGCATCCATGAGGGAG TAGAGTGTCAAGACGTGTACATAGTGGAGCGACTGTTCTCCAGCAgcctggtggtggtggtcagTCTGTCCATGCCACGGCGAATGAACGTCTACCACTTCAAGAAAGGGACAGAGATTTGTAACTACAGCTACTCCAACAACATCCTCTCCGTCAGGCTCAACAGACAG CGGCTGGTGGTGTGCCTGGAGGAGTCGGTCTACATCCACAATATCAAAGACATGAAACTACTCAAAACCCTGCTGAACACACCCACCAACCCCACAG GTCTTTGCGCTCTCTCCGTCAACCACAGCAATTCCTACCTGGCATACCCTGGCAGCGCCACCATCGGAGAGATCACCGTCTACGATGCCAACAACCTG AGCACTCTGACGTTGATCCAAGCTCACGACAGTCCCCTGGCGGCCCTCACCTTCAACGCCTCCGGCACCAAACTGGCCAGCGCTTCAGAGAAG GGCACCGTTATCAGAGTCTTCAGCGTCCCCGAGGGACAGAGGCTGTTTGAATTCCGCCGAGGGATGAAAAG atatGTTAGCATCAGTTCATTGTCCTTCAGCGCGGACGCCCAGTTCCTGTGCGCCTCCAGCAACACTGAGACAGTCCATATCTTTAAACTGGAGCAACACAGCCCGAG TCAAGACGAGGAGTCTCCTACATGGTCGGCGTACATGGGCAAAATGTTCACGGCAGCCAGCACCTACTTGCCCGCCCAGGTGTCCGACATGATGCATCAGGACAGAGCCTTCGCCACGGTGCGACTCAACATGTTTGGCCTTAAGAACATCTGCGCCCTGGCTAC gATTCAGAAGCTCCCTCGCCTGCTGGTGGCGTCCTCAGACGGGTGTCTCTACATTTATAACGTGGATCCACAGGATGGAGGCGAGTGCGTCCTGGTCCAAAAACACAG GTTGTTTGACTCCAGCGAGGAGCAGGTGGAccagaaggaagaggagaatcCAGAGGACGTCTCTCCCCAACCAGCCAGCCAATCATACGCTGCCACTGTGGCTCTCCCTTCAACCCCGCCATCCTCCACCACTCTCATGG GTTACTCTGAGGAAGGTGGAGCCCAGAAAGGCGAGGTCATCCCGGAGCACGAGTTCGCCGAGGGCCCCGTCTGTCTGGACGACGAGAACGAGTTCCCTCCGTTCGGCAACCAGAATAACTGA